The window CGTTCCGCGTGTCGACGCTCTCCAACGAGAACGTGGTGTCGGCCGACACAGGAGCGGCGGTGACGACGACGAGCAGAGCCAGCAGAAGGCGCACGGTGGACTCCGGAACGGGGCTCTCCATGATATCAGGATCGACGGGTCCCACGCACCTACCAGAAGACCGTCATGCCCAGACTGAAGATCCCCAGGAGAAGGGCACCCAGCAGGGCGGGCCCGAAACCCCGGATCGAAAAGCCGGGGACGATCGCGGCGGCCACCTTCAGGAGGATCGCATTGAGGACGAACACGAACAGACCCAGCGTGAGGACCAAGAGTGGGAGCGACAGGATCACCATCAACGGCTTCAGGAGTGCGTTCAGCACGCCCATGACGAGCCCGGCCAGGAAAGCCGGACCGATCCCGTCGACCTCGATGCCGGGAACGATCTTGCCCACGATCAGCAGCAGGACGGCGTAGACGACCGTGGTGATCAACAGGGCTTCCATGCAGGCCTCCTCACGGGGCACGGGTCCGAGCCCACCGGGGCGCATTCCCGCCGGGGCGCATTCCGACCGGGGTCGGACCGATCCTACTGCAACGACAGGATCCGTCGAGCGCCGATGCCGTCGCCGGATCCACGGCGTGCCCGTCGGTCGAGCTCCTGTTACCATCGGGGTGTCCCGAGACCGTCGAGGAGCCGCCATGACGCACGTCGAGACCCCGGGCCCCGTCCTGTCGG is drawn from Candidatus Krumholzibacteriia bacterium and contains these coding sequences:
- a CDS encoding phage holin family protein, with translation MEALLITTVVYAVLLLIVGKIVPGIEVDGIGPAFLAGLVMGVLNALLKPLMVILSLPLLVLTLGLFVFVLNAILLKVAAAIVPGFSIRGFGPALLGALLLGIFSLGMTVFW